In Streptococcus sp. SN-1, a single genomic region encodes these proteins:
- a CDS encoding ABC transporter permease gives MRNMWVVMKETYLRHVKSWSFFFMVISPFLFIGLSGGIGYLQGSSMAQSGKIAVVSTVPAVTDSLKSTNGLNFDYQDEASAQAAIKDEKLKGYLTIDQEDSVLKAVYHGETSLEIAIKLGVTSKLNDLQGQLNRSAANLSQEQEKRLEKTVNFTEKIDESKENKKIIQTIAATAVGGFLYMILITYASVTAQEVASEKGTKIMEVVFSSIRASHYFYARMLALLLVILTHIGIYVVGGLAAILLFKDLPILAQSGILNHIGEAFSLNTLLFVLVSLFMYVVLAAFLGSMVSRPEDAGKALSPLMILILGGFFGVTALGAAGDNLILKIGSYIPFISTFFMPFRTINGYAGGVEAWISLAITVIFAVVATGFIGRMYASLVLQTDDLGPWKTFKRALSYK, from the coding sequence ATGAGAAATATGTGGGTTGTAATGAAGGAAACCTATCTTCGACATGTCAAATCGTGGAGTTTCTTCTTTATGGTGATTTCACCATTCTTGTTTATCGGTCTCTCTGGAGGAATCGGCTATCTCCAAGGCTCTTCTATGGCTCAGAGTGGCAAGATAGCAGTAGTCAGCACTGTTCCAGCTGTGACAGACAGTCTTAAATCTACCAATGGTCTCAATTTTGATTATCAGGATGAAGCAAGTGCTCAAGCTGCTATCAAGGATGAAAAATTAAAAGGCTATCTGACCATTGATCAAGAAGATAGTGTTCTAAAGGCAGTTTATCATGGCGAAACTTCCCTTGAGATTGCTATTAAGCTAGGAGTAACGAGTAAGTTAAATGATCTTCAAGGTCAACTCAATCGTTCGGCAGCTAATTTGTCACAAGAGCAGGAAAAACGCTTGGAGAAAACAGTTAACTTTACGGAGAAAATTGATGAATCCAAGGAAAATAAAAAAATAATTCAAACAATCGCGGCTACAGCGGTTGGTGGCTTTCTCTATATGATTTTAATTACATATGCTAGTGTCACTGCCCAGGAAGTGGCTAGTGAGAAAGGTACTAAAATCATGGAGGTGGTCTTCTCCAGCATTCGAGCCAGTCATTATTTCTATGCTCGTATGCTTGCCTTGTTGCTTGTGATTTTGACCCATATTGGCATTTACGTCGTGGGTGGACTTGCTGCCATTCTTCTCTTTAAAGACCTACCAATCTTGGCACAATCTGGTATTTTAAACCATATAGGAGAGGCTTTCTCGCTCAACACCTTATTGTTTGTCTTGGTTAGCCTCTTTATGTACGTTGTTTTAGCAGCCTTCCTAGGTTCTATGGTTTCTCGTCCTGAGGATGCAGGGAAAGCCTTGTCGCCTTTAATGATTTTGATTCTAGGTGGTTTTTTTGGAGTGACAGCTCTAGGTGCAGCGGGTGACAATCTCATCTTGAAGATTGGTTCATATATTCCCTTTATTTCGACCTTCTTTATGCCATTTAGAACCATTAATGGCTATGCAGGGGGAGTAGAAGCATGGATTTCGCTTGCTATTACAGTGATTTTTGCAGTGGTAGCAACAGGATTTATCGGACGCATGTATGCCAGCCTAGTCCTTCAAACAGATGATTTAGGTCCTTGGAAAACCTTTAAACGTGCCTTATCTTATAAATAG
- the rplM gene encoding 50S ribosomal protein L13, with product MNKTTFMAKPGQVERKWYVVDATDVPLGRLSAVVASVLRGKNKPTFTPHTDTGDFVIVINAEKVKLTGKKATDKIYYTHSNHPGGLKQISAGELRSKNAVRLIEKSVKGMLPHNTLGRAQGMKLKVFVGAEHTHAAQQPEVLDISGLI from the coding sequence ATGAACAAAACAACATTTATGGCTAAACCAGGCCAAGTTGAACGTAAATGGTACGTAGTTGACGCAACTGATGTACCACTTGGACGTCTTTCTGCAGTAGTTGCTAGCGTACTTCGCGGAAAAAACAAACCAACATTTACACCACACACTGATACAGGTGATTTTGTGATTGTTATCAATGCTGAAAAAGTTAAATTGACTGGTAAAAAAGCAACTGATAAAATCTACTACACTCACTCAAACCACCCAGGTGGATTGAAACAAATCTCTGCAGGTGAACTTCGTTCTAAAAATGCAGTACGTTTGATTGAGAAATCAGTTAAAGGTATGCTTCCACACAATACTCTTGGACGCGCTCAAGGTATGAAATTGAAAGTATTTGTTGGAGCTGAGCACACTCACGCTGCACAACAACCAGAAGTTCTTGACATTTCAGGACTTATCTAA
- the rpsI gene encoding 30S ribosomal protein S9 has product MSQAQYAGTGRRKNAVARVRLVPGTGKITVNKKDVEEYIPHADLRLVINQPFAVTSTAGSYDVFVNVVGGGYAGQSGAIRHGIARALLQVDPDFRDSLKRAGLLTRDSRKVERKKPGLKKARKASQFSKR; this is encoded by the coding sequence ATGTCACAAGCACAATATGCAGGTACTGGACGTCGTAAAAACGCTGTTGCACGCGTTCGCCTTGTTCCAGGAACTGGTAAAATCACTGTTAACAAAAAAGATGTTGAAGAGTACATCCCACACGCTGACCTTCGTCTTGTAATCAACCAACCATTCGCAGTTACTTCAACTGCAGGTTCATACGACGTTTTCGTTAACGTTGTAGGTGGTGGATACGCTGGTCAATCAGGAGCTATCCGTCACGGTATCGCTCGTGCCCTTCTTCAAGTAGACCCAGACTTCCGCGATTCATTGAAACGCGCAGGACTTCTTACACGTGACTCACGTAAAGTTGAACGTAAGAAACCAGGTCTTAAGAAAGCTCGTAAAGCATCACAATTCTCAAAACGTTAA
- a CDS encoding helix-turn-helix domain-containing protein, with protein sequence MEFVERLKTLRKQVQLTQAQIAEKLDISQQAYASWERGTKKPIQENLVKIAQVLNVSVDYLVGNSEEKSDELDNIELLFRMNSKGLTDEEKEIFKKELIEFMEERKKAFDSE encoded by the coding sequence ATGGAATTCGTAGAACGCTTGAAAACATTAAGGAAACAAGTACAACTAACACAGGCTCAAATAGCTGAAAAACTAGATATTTCCCAACAAGCATATGCTTCATGGGAACGTGGAACAAAAAAACCGATACAAGAAAATCTTGTTAAGATTGCACAAGTTTTAAATGTGTCCGTTGATTATTTAGTTGGAAACTCAGAAGAAAAATCAGATGAATTAGATAATATTGAATTGCTATTCCGAATGAATTCAAAAGGGCTTACTGACGAAGAAAAAGAAATTTTCAAGAAGGAATTGATTGAGTTTATGGAAGAAAGGAAGAAAGCTTTTGATAGTGAATAA